CAGCAAGGGAATTTGATTTTTcacttgcctttgtttcccaaatCAAACACGTGGAATCTTAAtccaacaacagaaaacaaggcAATTACTAAttcagagaaagtgaaaaagcgTGGCAGGAAGGGAGATCAAGCTCGCACACGGACTGCAGGTGCCTCGTGTGCTTGGCTTACccgcactttaattttttttcaaaattaaacgTCAACACTCTCAAAAATCAGAAGATTGCACATAAaattccagatttaaaaaaaaaaaaaaatccggcaAGATGTGGGCAAACTGCCTGAAGGACCTCAGGCCGCCCTGGACGCCGTCCACCCCATAGCCACCCCACACGCTGGGGTGCAGGCCGGAGAGCGCCGAGCCTCGGGCCGCCGCTAACCGGGATCTTtgttcccctccccgccccccccccaccattggcCGCCGCTAACGGGGATCTTtgttcccctccccgccccccccccaccattggcCGCCGCTAAGGGGGATCTTtgttcccctccccgcccccccccacccccaccattgcCCAACGCTCTCCTCTCCGCTCCCCCTCGCCTACTGCGCGCCCTCAGCAAAGATGGCACCTGTCCGGAAAGGAACAGCCAGCGTGACTTCCACCTGGCTGCGTGCCCTCAGCAAAGATGGCATCTAACTGGAAAGGGTAGCGGCGTGACTTCCGGCCGGGCGGAGCGAGGCTCGGCTCGCTTCCGGCGGCGCCCCGAGTGACGTGACGAGGGCGCCGCGCGGCGTGGTCCGAGGACAGTGCGGGCGCGCATGGAGGTCAGCGGCGGCCCTCGCGGCGGCAGCTCAGGTCTCCCGGCGGCGGGGAAGGGGCTGCGGGGCGTGGGTGCCGAGGGCCGGAGGGCGTGGCCGGCCGGAGGAGACAGGACAGGCGCTCCGGGACGCGGGGCGTCAGGGGGCTGGGCTGGCggggtggaggcggggggggggggccggggcgcGGCGCGAGGTGGGGGAAGGAGCGGCTCCCGCCCGTGTGCGCACGCGCACCTCCACCGCGATCCTGCATGGTGACCCGCGAGCGGCGCGCTGACCCTCGCGCCTTGGTGCGGGTGCGGGGTCTGCATCTGCGGGCGGAGCTTCGGGGCCGGTGTAGCCCAGTTGCGCTCCTGGACCGCAGCTCGCTCCCCAGATCGTGGGATCGACCGGTCGTGACTGTTTCCGGCTTCCCTCTGACCGGGCTCAGCGGGTGCGGGCTGTTACCTTGGGGCCGGTGTTCTTCCTGAGCCTCTTATGCTGTGTAATTAGACTAAGCGTTTTACAGCGGCAATAATGCGTGGGCCACGACCGGGTTCCGGGAAACCGAAGGTCGAACACGCTACGCTCTCTGCTTTGGCAGGCGCGCGGACCCCGTCACTTGATCGCAGAGGCGGGCAGGAGTGAACAGTATCGGGATATGTGACACACCCCTGGAGGAGGTAACGTCTTGCCTGGGTGTGGAGAGGTGATGAGTGATTTTGTGGGtgctgtgctgggggtggggggcagtcgCCCTGGCTGGGTCTATTGAAGGTGCAGGGCCTGTCGGGATGAGGGACGTAAACCCAGGAGGTCATTCTGAGCCACGTTGTGAGGCTGCGGGATGTGGGTCATACGTCCAGGGCTTTCCAGGAGCAGTCTGATGTGAAATATCGTCTTGTGCTTCTGGAAATCCATCGTTCTTGATCCTGGAttacttttaaagtaaatgaaaggaCACGGTCCGATCTTGCGGAGACTCCCACCTAGGAACCCGGGGCTGAACCTGGGGATCTGAATGGTTGAACCACCCCGTAGGCAATTGTGCTCTCCAGCCCTAGCTGTAATGCTCCTGGGGTTGGCATTTGGTTCCATCCTACAGCGAAACAAAAAGCCTCTGTGCCCCGGGTATGGGGCAGGCAGAAAGCAGAGGTTCTGACTAGTGTGGAGAGTGGCCACAACGTTGTGTCACCTGCCGTGTTCTCGGATCTCTGACTCAGAAGCTGCTCCTGCAtcacccctttctctccttttcctcttcaggGCTTTGGACCTGGACCTGTTCACTAGGAAGCTGCCCTCCCTGCCACCCAGGCCATCATGGCAGCCCGCCTGGTGAAGCAATGCGCGTGCCTCCTGAGAGAGGCCACCCTTCTGGCCCCTGTGGTGGCTCCGGTAGGCCGACTGAGGCTTGCCAGCGTGGCGCATAGGACTCTGACTTTCTCAGCCACCTGCCCCAGTTCCCACTTCCCAGGCCCCTTGTCGGGGCTTGTGGAGAAGGAACAATTGTCTGCCCCCTGTCCAGAGCACCAGGAGGTGGAGCGGCTCATTGAGAAGGCCACCCGGCCAGAGGAGCTCCTGGAGCTGCTCAGTGACGGTCGCTGCCTGCAAGAGAACCATGCGGCCCTCATGCTTATCCAGCTTTCTCGCCTGCTGTCTGACAAGCCGGAAGACAGAGCCTCGCTCGTGCAGGATGCCCGCTTTCAGCAGCTTCTCCATCTCGTTGACAGCCAGGTGGGTTTCTAAAATGTTCTCTCAGGGTTCCCCATGCAGAAAACAATGGCACCAGAGTCCAAAGCAGCCAGTCACTTTGCAGTTATAGACGGGAACTGTGCTGCCTTGCTTAGTTCTCTCCATCCTGTGAGAAGTTTTTGTCGTATAGAGTCTAGGCTACTTTTGCTTGCTGTTCCCCACTGATCTCAGAGCGGTCCCATTACGTGAACGTTGCCATCCTTCCACCGTCCTTTCAGCAGCACACGGGACACAGAAGCACAGGAAGCCGCACTGGTTCCACCCGGTTCCTTGGGTGCTCATCCCCTTGCCAGGGGATGTGGGGTGACTGACGGGGAATCCCAGGCAGCCGGGCAGGGTGGTCAGACCTCAGGCCCTCTCTGGGCTGGCTGAGGAAGGACTCCCTTCAGCCAGGCTGTTCGCTCCGGTGCCAGGGGCCCGTGGCACTGGCTGCGTCGGCCCTCACTCCCTGCCTTGGTCCGTGCTACCGGGAAGAAGCCGTGCTTCCGACACTGAGCAGGGGACCCTGTGTTCAGTTGTCcgagaggatggggaggagaggcaCGGATCGGGGTGGCGGTTGCACTAACAGTGTTTTCCAAACCAGAGGCTGTGAGAGTAGTGGATGTGGCTGGCTGGTTTTAATGAGATAGGGTAATGGAGAAAATGCCAGAATGCATGTGTGGTAAGGGGAGCATGGCATCCTGGAACCTCTTGCTTTAGTTAGAGGTGTGTGCTGGGGTCAGGGCACCAGTTTGCTTCCTGGTGATGCCATACCTGGTGACGGTTCACTGAGTCCCTTCTTGTTCCGAGGCTGTAAGCCTGTAATTGTCAGTGCACATTTCACACGCACACATGGAACCGAAGCAAGTTCTGGGAGACGAGAGTGAACCTTGTAACAGTCGTAAGCCGAAAGCAAGCGGGGACCAGAGTATGGGTAATGCAGGTGGTGGCCAGGCTCTCTTATTTGAAAGTGTCCCTGCTGTCACGGAGCATGCGTGTCTCCAGCTGCCCAGCCCCTCCACGCCATCTTCCCTGTTTGCACTCAGCCCCCCCCGCACCCCCTAACGGGCAGAGGCTGCATGCTGCAGGTGGAGCCACACCTGGACCGCGGGGTCCTGCACCAGACTGTGACACACTGAGAACAGGGGGCCCCCTTGTTCAGAAACAGGCAGGCCCCCAGGAAGAGGGAAGCTCTGCCGTGCGCACTGGGGCTTTGGGGACGTCGTGGAGCCCGGCTTGAAGCGTCACGGCGTGCCGGTGTCTGACACGGTGCCTGTGGCAGCAGGTGGCTGGCCAGCcactccccccccgccccactcctcGCTGGTGCCAGGGAGTGTGGGGTAGGCAGGACTCTGTGACACCtggcctctctctgcccgcaTATCAAGTGCTTTTTCACATACCTTCACGCTCCAGGGGCATCCCTGCGTGCTGGCTGGTGTCAGCAGCAGCCCTGGAAGGTGGGGGTTGGCGGGGTGCTGATGCCTGGGCATGCTCTGTAGGGATGTCACCTTTGCTGTCCTCGGTGGTCGCATTCCCAAGAAACTACGTTTCCGGAAACCTTAGGAGTGCTTTGTGGGAGAAAAGAGGTTCAGGGTTCGGGGTTTGTCAGATGCGATGTGGCTGCTGCTTCTGAAGAAGGGCCAGTGGGTCTGTAACACCTAAAAACTGTTACCGTCGCTACAAGCAACAGAACGAGCGGGTTGACAAAACTCTTAGTTCGGAGTCTGTCCCACACGCTTCCCCCTGGCTTCTGGACTCCACGGTTTTGCTTGGGTTTGGGCACACGGAGCCACAGCGAGTGTCTGTGGTCTCCCCTCAAGGGAAATCTTCTGACTCAACACAGGGGTTCTTGCTCGCGGGTGACCCTGCACGGCTGACCAGGTGGCACGGGAGGTAGACTTGGTGGTGGGCTGCAGACCATCCCAGGGCAGGTGGGGTCCCGGCTGTGACTGCCCCGTGtgtgtccccttccccccccaaccGCCACCAGATAAGTGCTGTGTGGCACGGGACCCTCGTGAAACTGCTCCGCAGCCTGTATGCACTGGCACTGCCCGCGGCCTGCAGGGAGCTGCGCTCAGTGGAGCAGGAGGTCCGCTGGCGCCTGCGCAGGCTCAAGTACAGGCACCTGGCCTTCCTGGCCGAGTCGAGCGTCACGCACATGCGGGAGTCCCCGGAGCTTCTGGCTGAGCTGCTGCTGCACCTAGAGCGGCGCTGGACGGAGATCGATGATGGCCGCACTGCGGTGGCCCTGATGGCGAAGACGGGGCACCTCTCTGAGCCGCTGATGAACCGCCTGGAGGACAAGGTACTGCGGCAGGAGCCCCGGGCAGCTGCAGGCGCGCCCCGTGGCCACACAGTGGACCTAGCTGAGAGTGGACCTAGCTAGCGGGCTGCCGGCTCTCCTCTCCCCGGAGGGCCTCGGGGGTAGGGCAGAGCCTAAGCCACGCTTACAAGGGGGCTCTGCTTAACGCTTCTGGTGATGTGCCACACGCCCCCGGCAGTCAAGTCAAATTCGGCCCCCGCTCCTGTTGTAGCGAGAGCTGGCCTAGATGGCTGCCACAGGAAGCTCGCAGCTCATGGGCTCCGGATCCCCTGCCCTGGGACCCGGGGATAAGTTTGGCTGCAGACAGGCCACTTCGGGCCCAGGGGTGCCCCGGCTGAGAACCAAGTAGGCCCGCACGGCGGGGTACTGGGTTACTGAGCTCAGGTCCAGTCGCTGTCCTGCAGGGGCGGCGCTGCATGGGATCCCCGGCCTGGGCCGCCGAGCTGACCCTGAGGGCTGTGGTTGACAGTGCCTGGAGTTGGTGGAGCGCTTCGGCCCCGATGAGCTGCGGAAGGTGCTGGTGACGCTGGCGGCTCAGAACCGGCGTTCAGTGCCCTTATTGCGTGCCGTCTCTTACCACCTGGTCCAGAAGCCATTCCCGCTGACAAAAGGCATGCTCCTGGATCTGGCCTATGCCTACGGTGAGTCTTCCCCATGGGGAGCGGCCAGAAGGGAGGCGCGCTGGCCGCAGCCGTGTCAAATTCGGTGCCCGCCCACCCGTGGCAGGCGCCGGCCCAAGAGGCTGCCACAGGAACACCGTGGCTCATGGGCCCTGATCCTCTGTGCTGGGCCTCAGGGATAAATTCGGTCACGGACACCAAGCCCCTGGAGCTCCAGGCCAGACAccgggggtggagggagggcagagcagCCTGCCCACCCTCACCAGGTGAACCCTGGGGTCGCTCTGTCCCGAAGGCAAACTTGGCTTCCACCAGACCCAGGTGCTCCAACGCCTGGCCACCGACCTGCTGCCCCACGTGCCCAGCCTGACGTCTGGCGAGGTGGCCCGTGGCGCCAAGTCCTTCGCCCTCCTCAAGTGGCTCAGCCCGCCCCTGTTCGAGGCCTTGGCCCAGGTGAGCCGGGCAGACCCTGCTCGTTCCACCGGGGAGGCACGGCCGCCCCTGACACTACCCGGTTATGAACAGGGGCTTCCTACCCGCCTCACTCGTAGAGGCGCAGCCTCTGTGGGCAGTGGAGAATGGTGGGTGAGGACGGTGTCCTCCGTCGTGTCACTGGGCTCTGGAGGAGTTTCCATCCGTCTTCGGGTGGCTATAGCAGGACGTAGTGTGGACCGTGAGGCTCGGAATTTGCTCAGGACTCTAAACTTCATCCCCTGAAACAGCGAGGAGAGACACTTAACTTTACCTGCAGCGGCTTGAGGCTGCACAGATCACCCGGGGCATTTGTGACACTACCACCGGTCTCTGGGTGGGGGCAATGAGCAGGGGGAGGTCTGGCCCGCCACCCTGTCCAGGTGGCCCCCGGGCAGCTAGGGCCTCGTGGGCCCTGTGGGAGGGCCCCTCTCATTCTGTCCTCCACCCCGTGTGGCCGGCCTAGCACGTCGTAGACCGAGCCCACACCGTCACCGTGCCGCACCTGTGCAACGTGCTTCTGGCCTTCGCACACCTGAACTTCCGTCCCGAGCGAGAGGACAAGTTCTTCAGCCTGGTATGGTCTGTGCACCTGTTCACCCATCCTGGGTGTGGAGGCAAGAGAGGGGGGCCCTGACCCAGGGGCTTCAGGGGTGAGAGGGGAGCTGGAGCCCCGTGTCACAGGGATGGTCTGGGGACAGAAGATGTGAGGTCCTCTACATGCCTGCTGTGCGGCCGTGTGCACAGGTCGGGAGGTGTCGGCTGGCTCACTCGCCGCAGTCAGGGCTAGGGGGCCACTGGTTCTCCCTTACTGTCCTGCTGGTGCTCTGAACCCTTGGCACACCACCATGCAAAGCGGGCCCAAGCAGGCCCACGCAGGCATGACACATCTCGCGTGTGCACCTGGGCCTCCACGGGGACACTGCCCTCCTTGTACTCTCCAAGTTCTCTCAGGGCCAGAAATCCATCCCTGTCCCCAGGGGCCTGTGATTTTGTGCCACAGGCCCTTGCTGCTgggaggggcagcaggaaagTCCTGCTGCATGTTGTGCTGTCCATTAGTCCGGGGTGAGGAAGAAGGTTTCTGGTACTTTCtactgggggaagggggggctccAAGCCTGGCCAAGAACGTCATCCAGGATTGCTCCCAGTAGTTGTTCTAGCCTCAGCGCAGCCAAGCCATTCCAGTGCTCTGACTGCCTCCGGCCCAGGAGGTATGCGGCTGCTGAGCagagcccccccgccccgcccctgtcCAGGTTCACGAGAAGCTGGGGCCCAAGCTGCGGAGCCTGCACCCGGCCCTGCAGGTGGATGTGGTGTGGGCACTGTGCGTGCTGCAGCACGTGCAGGGGGAGGCGCTGCGAGCGGTGCTCTGCCCTGAACTGCATGCCCGGTTCCTGGGTGAGTGCTGgggcttcccctcccctccctgaccccagggGTCTGGAGGCCTCaggcctggcagggagggggctcCGGAGCAGCGAGATGGTGCCCAGAGCTCACTTGGCTGGCGTCTGTTCCtccatccctctgcctctccaTGTGCGTGGCCCTTATGATCTTGTCTCTGCCCCTGATGATGCCAAGTTCAGAGTCAGTTGGGATCGAGGGTGTCACTGTTCCCTGCCTGGCCCCCCTCTTTAGCCCAGCGTCAGCCTCGGTTCACCCTCCCTTCTCGTTCTGCCTCAGGCAGCGAGTCTCCAAAGGACCAGAGCACCTTCCAGAAGCTGCTGCACATCAGCGCCACCGCCCAGCTGGAGCACCCTGAGTACACGGGCCCCCTCCTGCCGGCCTCAGACTGGGCGCCCTGGCTCTTGGCCTGTGATGGGAAGGCCACACCCCTGCAGAAGGAACTGCGGGACACCCTGCAGGGGCTGCTGGGGAGCCCCAGCAGGGGCAGCTTTGCAGTGGCCACGCAGTACGGCTGGGTTCTCGGTGAGGCCCTCTCTGCACTACCCTGGTGGTGGGCACGGGGCTAGCTCTGTCCAGGACAAGGTCTCTGTGCCCCAGGGACGGTCCCTTCCATGTCCACCCGTGCCCCTCCCTAGACGCCGAGGTGCTGTTGGACACGGATGGCCAGTTCCTGCCCCTGAGAGACTTTGTAGCCCCGCATCTCACTCCTCCCTCGGGGACCCAGCCACTGCCCCCTGGAGCCAAGAGGTAGGTGGCCTATGGCCAGCCTTGGACTCTGGCTCTTCTCTGGTGCCcgtccttctccttccccctcccccgggAGGATGCCTaacgctctgcccctcccccaccaggctgGCGTTCCTGCGCTGGGAGTTCCCCAACTTCAGCAGCCGGAGCAGAGACCTGCTGGGGCGCTTCGCCCTGGCCCGGCGTCACGTGCGGGCCGCCGGCTTCCTGGTGGTAGACGTGAGTACCGCCAGTCCAGTGGGCTCCTTTGTGTAGGACGAAGGGAACCCTGGAACCTCGTAGATTCCCTGTGGCCGCGGCCCTGAAGCGTCTGCTCAGGGCTCTTAGAGCAGGTCTGCACCCCACGAGTGCCCGCCCCGGGGCCGCTGACCCCTTCTAGAGCAGACAGTCCTATATGGGCCGGGGAACCCAGGAGCGCCAGACACCGTGTGAGGGTTTTGTCACATTTACTTCTTGTGGTTTTGGTATCtcagtgggtttttgtttttcacttcaaaaatgaaaaagttgtCATCAGGTGCCACAGATTCTCAGATCCCTGGCCCCAGGGGTTCAGGCCCCAGCAGCAACTTCCACAGCCACACTCGGCAGCTTCGTGGGCTTGGAGGGTGGGGAGGCCAGGTGTGGAGCAGTGGACAGAGCACAggtgcccccgccccctgcaggtCCCCTACTACGAGTGGCTGGAGCTCAAGTCTGAGTGGCAGAAAGGCGCCTACCTCAAGGACAAGATGCGAAAAGCAGTGGCGGAGGAGCTGGCCAAGTGACCCGGCCCATAGCCTGGACTGCACCCTGGGGACCCTGACTAAGTGACCTGGACTGCACCCTGGGGGAcccagctcacagcctggacTGCACCATGGGGGAGCTGGCCCGCAGCTC
This DNA window, taken from Neofelis nebulosa isolate mNeoNeb1 chromosome 4, mNeoNeb1.pri, whole genome shotgun sequence, encodes the following:
- the TBRG4 gene encoding FAST kinase domain-containing protein 4; protein product: MAARLVKQCACLLREATLLAPVVAPVGRLRLASVAHRTLTFSATCPSSHFPGPLSGLVEKEQLSAPCPEHQEVERLIEKATRPEELLELLSDGRCLQENHAALMLIQLSRLLSDKPEDRASLVQDARFQQLLHLVDSQISAVWHGTLVKLLRSLYALALPAACRELRSVEQEVRWRLRRLKYRHLAFLAESSVTHMRESPELLAELLLHLERRWTEIDDGRTAVALMAKTGHLSEPLMNRLEDKCLELVERFGPDELRKVLVTLAAQNRRSVPLLRAVSYHLVQKPFPLTKGMLLDLAYAYGKLGFHQTQVLQRLATDLLPHVPSLTSGEVARGAKSFALLKWLSPPLFEALAQHVVDRAHTVTVPHLCNVLLAFAHLNFRPEREDKFFSLVHEKLGPKLRSLHPALQVDVVWALCVLQHVQGEALRAVLCPELHARFLGSESPKDQSTFQKLLHISATAQLEHPEYTGPLLPASDWAPWLLACDGKATPLQKELRDTLQGLLGSPSRGSFAVATQYGWVLDAEVLLDTDGQFLPLRDFVAPHLTPPSGTQPLPPGAKRLAFLRWEFPNFSSRSRDLLGRFALARRHVRAAGFLVVDVPYYEWLELKSEWQKGAYLKDKMRKAVAEELAK